In a genomic window of Streptomyces sp. NBC_01142:
- a CDS encoding acyl-CoA dehydrogenase family protein translates to MSRLAQTHGLTDVQQEILATVRDFVDKEIIPVATELEHRDEYPTQIVEGLKELGLFGLMIPEEYGGLGESLLTYALCVEEIARGWMSVSGIINTHFIVAYMLKQHGTQEQKDTFLPRMALGETRGAFSMSEPALGSDVSAITSKGVKDGDEYVLTGQKMWLTNGGTSNLVAVLCRSDEGHPEGTAPHKSMTTFLVEKEPGFGEVRPGLTIPGKIDKMGYKGVDTTELIMDGLRIPANRVLGGTTGRGFYQMMDGVEVGRVNVAARGCGVAQRAFELGVSYAQQRHTFGKPIAQHQAIQFKLAEMATKVEAAHAMMVNAARKKDSGERNDLEAGMAKYLASEYCKEVVEDAFRIHGGYGFSKEYEIERLYREAPMLLIGEGTAEIQKMIIGRRLLEEYRFQG, encoded by the coding sequence ATGAGCCGACTCGCCCAGACGCACGGGCTGACCGACGTCCAGCAGGAAATTCTGGCCACCGTCCGGGACTTCGTCGACAAGGAGATCATCCCTGTCGCCACCGAGCTGGAGCACCGCGACGAGTACCCCACGCAGATCGTCGAAGGCCTCAAGGAACTCGGTCTGTTCGGGCTGATGATCCCGGAGGAGTACGGCGGCCTGGGCGAGTCGCTTCTCACGTACGCGCTGTGCGTCGAGGAGATCGCCCGTGGCTGGATGTCCGTCTCGGGCATCATCAACACGCACTTCATCGTCGCGTACATGCTCAAGCAGCACGGCACGCAGGAGCAGAAGGACACCTTCCTGCCGCGGATGGCGCTGGGCGAGACGCGTGGCGCGTTCTCGATGTCCGAGCCGGCGCTGGGCTCCGATGTGTCGGCGATCACGTCCAAGGGCGTCAAGGACGGCGACGAGTACGTCCTCACCGGCCAGAAGATGTGGCTGACGAACGGCGGAACGTCCAATCTGGTCGCCGTTCTGTGCCGGAGTGACGAAGGACACCCGGAGGGCACCGCCCCCCACAAGTCGATGACGACCTTCCTGGTCGAGAAGGAGCCCGGCTTCGGGGAGGTCCGACCCGGCCTCACCATTCCGGGGAAGATCGACAAGATGGGCTACAAGGGCGTCGACACGACCGAGCTCATCATGGACGGACTGCGCATTCCGGCCAATCGGGTACTCGGCGGCACCACCGGCCGAGGGTTTTACCAAATGATGGACGGCGTCGAAGTCGGTCGCGTCAATGTCGCGGCACGTGGCTGTGGCGTCGCGCAACGTGCGTTCGAACTGGGTGTCTCGTATGCCCAGCAGCGTCACACTTTCGGCAAGCCGATCGCTCAGCACCAGGCAATTCAGTTCAAGCTGGCTGAGATGGCTACCAAGGTCGAGGCCGCGCATGCGATGATGGTGAACGCAGCACGCAAAAAGGACTCCGGGGAACGAAACGACCTGGAGGCAGGGATGGCGAAGTACCTCGCCTCCGAGTACTGCAAGGAAGTCGTCGAGGACGCCTTCCGTATCCACGGCGGCTACGGCTTCTCCAAGGAGTACGAGATCGAGCGCCTCTACCGCGAGGCG
- a CDS encoding MaoC family dehydratase, translating to MQFGRTYEEFEVGAVYKHWPGKTVTEYDDHLFCLLTMNHHPLHMDTNYAEKTTDFGKNVVVGNYIYSLLLGMSVPDVSGKAIANLEVESLKHVAPTFHGDTIYGETTVLDKTPSRSKSDRGIVYVETKGYKQDGTLVCVFRRKVMVPTETYIKERGGEQPGRPELQAPRQNTEK from the coding sequence ATGCAGTTCGGACGCACCTACGAAGAGTTCGAGGTCGGCGCGGTCTACAAGCACTGGCCCGGGAAGACGGTCACCGAGTACGACGACCACCTCTTCTGTCTGCTCACCATGAACCACCACCCCCTCCACATGGACACCAACTATGCGGAGAAGACGACCGATTTCGGGAAGAACGTCGTCGTCGGCAACTACATCTACTCGCTGCTGCTCGGCATGTCGGTCCCGGACGTTTCGGGCAAGGCGATCGCCAACCTGGAGGTCGAGTCGCTGAAGCACGTCGCGCCGACCTTCCACGGCGACACGATCTACGGCGAGACGACCGTCCTCGACAAGACTCCCTCCCGCTCGAAGAGCGACCGCGGGATCGTCTACGTCGAGACCAAGGGCTACAAGCAGGACGGCACCCTCGTCTGCGTGTTCCGGCGCAAGGTGATGGTCCCGACCGAGACATACATCAAGGAGCGCGGCGGCGAGCAGCCCGGCCGCCCGGAGCTCCAGGCCCCACGGCAGAACACGGAGAAGTAG
- a CDS encoding CoA ester lyase → MTTPVNRLRPRRSCLAVPGSNPRFLEKAQGLPADQVFLDLEDACAPLAKEGARHTIVDALNNGDWTGKTRVVRVNDWTTHWTYRDVVTVVEGAGPNLDCIMLPKVQDATQVKALDLLLTQIEKTMGFEVGKIGIEAQIENAKGLVNVDEIAAASPRLETIIFGPADFMASINMKTLVVGQQPPGYGADAYHYILMRILMAARTHDLQAIDGPFLQIRDVDAYREVAGRAAALGFDGKWVLHPGQVDAANEVFSPSQEDYDHAELILDAYEWCTSEAGGKKGSAMLGDEMIDEASRKMALVVAGKGRAAGLQRTSKFEAPEA, encoded by the coding sequence ATGACCACGCCCGTCAACCGTCTGCGCCCGCGCCGCTCCTGCCTCGCGGTCCCCGGTTCGAACCCGCGCTTCCTGGAGAAGGCCCAGGGCCTCCCGGCCGACCAGGTCTTCCTGGACCTGGAGGACGCGTGCGCGCCGCTCGCCAAGGAAGGCGCCAGGCACACCATCGTCGACGCGCTCAACAACGGCGACTGGACGGGCAAGACCCGGGTCGTGCGGGTCAACGACTGGACCACGCACTGGACGTACCGCGACGTGGTGACCGTCGTCGAGGGCGCGGGCCCCAACCTCGACTGCATCATGCTGCCGAAGGTCCAGGACGCCACCCAGGTCAAGGCGCTGGACCTGCTGCTGACCCAGATCGAGAAGACGATGGGCTTCGAGGTCGGCAAGATCGGCATCGAGGCGCAGATCGAGAACGCCAAGGGTCTGGTGAACGTCGACGAGATCGCCGCCGCCTCGCCGCGTCTGGAGACCATCATCTTCGGCCCGGCCGACTTCATGGCCTCCATCAACATGAAGACCCTGGTCGTCGGCCAGCAGCCGCCCGGCTACGGCGCCGACGCGTACCACTACATCCTGATGCGCATCCTGATGGCGGCCCGTACGCACGACCTCCAGGCGATCGACGGTCCCTTCCTGCAGATCCGTGACGTGGACGCGTACCGCGAGGTCGCCGGCCGTGCGGCCGCGCTGGGCTTCGACGGCAAGTGGGTGCTGCACCCCGGCCAGGTGGATGCGGCCAACGAGGTCTTCTCGCCCTCCCAGGAGGACTACGACCACGCCGAGCTGATCCTGGACGCCTACGAGTGGTGCACCTCGGAGGCCGGCGGCAAGAAGGGCTCGGCGATGCTCGGCGACGAGATGATCGACGAGGCCAGCCGCAAGATGGCCCTGGTCGTCGCGGGCAAGGGCCGGGCGGCCGGCCTGCAGCGCACGTCCAAGTTCGAAGCCCCGGAGGCGTAA
- a CDS encoding protein meaA → MTERQKDRPWLMRTYAGHSTAEASNELYRRNLAKGQTGLSVAFDLPTQTGYDPDHILARGEVGRVGVPVSHLGDMRRLFQEIPLEQMNTSMTINATAMWLLAMYQVVAEEQGADITKLQGTTQNDIVKEYLSRGTHVFPPGPSLRLTTDMITYTVNNIPKWNPINICSYHLQEAGATPVQEISYAMSTAIAVLDAVFASGQVPEDRKGDVVARISFFVNAGVRFIEEMCKMRAFSRIWDKVTRERYCIENDKQRRFRYGVQVNSLGLTEAQPENNVQRIVLEMLAVTLSKDARARAVQLPAWNEALGLPRPWDQQWSLRIQQVLAHESDLLEYEDIFEGSHVIEAKVDSLVTECLAEIDRIQQMGGAMAAVESGYLKSQLVSSHAERRARIESGDEKIIGVNCFESTEPNPLTADLDEAIMTVDPANEARVVASLHEWRDNRDEARATEALASLKKAAAGSVNLMEATVECVRAGVTTGEWSWALRDVFGEFRAPTGVSSAPVAVTAEAGTPLAAVREKVSRTADELGSGRLRLLVGKPGLDGHSNGAEQIAVRARDAGFEVVYQGIRLTPEQIVNAALAEDVHCVGLSILSGSHAELVPDVLDRLREAGAADIPVIVGGIIPNADAADLKAAGVAAVFTPKDFGITEIIGRIVDEIRKANKLDPLEVPA, encoded by the coding sequence ATGACTGAACGTCAGAAGGACCGGCCCTGGCTCATGCGGACGTACGCCGGTCACTCGACCGCCGAAGCGTCCAACGAGCTCTACCGGCGCAATCTGGCCAAGGGCCAGACCGGCCTGTCGGTCGCGTTCGACCTGCCGACGCAGACCGGCTACGACCCCGACCACATCCTCGCCCGCGGCGAGGTGGGCCGGGTCGGGGTCCCGGTCTCGCATCTGGGCGACATGCGCCGGCTGTTCCAGGAGATACCGCTGGAGCAGATGAACACCTCGATGACCATCAACGCCACCGCCATGTGGCTGCTGGCGATGTACCAGGTGGTCGCCGAGGAACAGGGCGCGGACATCACCAAGCTCCAGGGGACGACGCAGAACGACATCGTCAAGGAGTATCTGTCGCGCGGGACCCATGTCTTCCCGCCCGGTCCTTCGCTCCGTCTGACGACGGACATGATCACCTACACGGTGAACAACATCCCGAAGTGGAACCCGATCAACATCTGCAGCTACCACCTGCAGGAGGCGGGGGCCACTCCGGTCCAGGAGATCTCGTACGCGATGTCCACCGCGATCGCCGTGCTCGACGCGGTGTTCGCCTCGGGTCAGGTCCCCGAGGACCGCAAGGGCGATGTCGTCGCCCGTATCTCCTTCTTCGTCAACGCAGGCGTTCGGTTCATCGAAGAGATGTGCAAGATGCGTGCCTTCTCCCGAATCTGGGACAAGGTCACGCGTGAGCGGTACTGCATCGAGAACGACAAGCAGCGCCGCTTCCGCTACGGCGTCCAGGTCAACTCCCTCGGTCTGACCGAGGCCCAGCCGGAGAACAACGTCCAGCGCATCGTCCTCGAAATGCTGGCCGTCACCCTCTCCAAGGACGCCCGCGCCCGGGCCGTACAACTCCCGGCGTGGAACGAGGCGCTGGGACTTCCCCGGCCGTGGGACCAGCAGTGGTCGCTCCGTATCCAGCAGGTACTGGCCCACGAGTCGGACCTGCTGGAGTACGAGGACATCTTCGAGGGCTCGCATGTCATCGAGGCCAAGGTGGACTCCCTGGTCACCGAGTGCCTCGCCGAGATCGACCGGATCCAGCAGATGGGCGGCGCGATGGCCGCCGTCGAATCCGGCTACCTCAAGTCACAGCTGGTCTCCTCGCACGCCGAGCGGCGAGCCCGGATCGAGTCGGGCGACGAGAAGATCATCGGCGTCAACTGCTTCGAGTCGACCGAGCCCAATCCGCTCACCGCGGACCTGGACGAAGCGATCATGACGGTCGACCCGGCGAACGAGGCACGCGTGGTCGCGTCGCTCCACGAATGGCGCGACAACCGCGACGAGGCACGCGCGACCGAGGCCCTGGCCTCGCTGAAGAAGGCCGCCGCGGGCTCCGTCAACCTGATGGAAGCAACCGTGGAGTGCGTCCGCGCGGGTGTCACCACCGGCGAGTGGTCGTGGGCCCTGCGCGATGTGTTCGGCGAGTTCCGCGCGCCCACGGGCGTCTCCAGCGCCCCCGTCGCGGTCACCGCGGAAGCGGGCACGCCGCTGGCTGCCGTACGGGAGAAGGTGTCCCGCACCGCCGACGAGCTGGGCTCGGGGAGGCTGCGTCTGCTGGTCGGCAAGCCCGGCCTCGACGGCCACTCCAACGGTGCCGAGCAGATCGCCGTACGTGCCCGCGACGCGGGCTTCGAAGTGGTCTACCAGGGCATCCGGCTCACGCCCGAGCAGATCGTCAACGCCGCGCTCGCGGAGGACGTGCACTGTGTGGGCCTGTCGATCCTGTCCGGCTCGCACGCCGAGCTGGTGCCGGATGTGCTGGACCGGCTGCGAGAGGCCGGCGCGGCCGACATTCCGGTGATCGTCGGCGGGATCATCCCGAACGCCGACGCCGCCGATCTGAAGGCGGCGGGTGTGGCCGCCGTCTTCACCCCGAAGGACTTCGGCATCACGGAGATCATCGGCCGTATCGTCGACGAGATCCGGAAAGCGAACAAGCTCGACCCTCTGGAGGTCCCCGCATGA